agaatttatTTGTCAGAAAGCGTTCACAGAGGATGAACTAACAATTTAAGAGGATTCTCTGTTCACAAGTCAAAGGTCTATTTCCACATTCCAAATGAGCCAAACCAACAGAAGCCCAAAGCTTAGACCACCTCTACCACCACCGGCATTCGAGCTGTCACCAACATCTTCTCCCTTCTGCTGTATCGTATCTTCCCATTCCTCGTTCTCATTCTCACTTGGGCCCGGTTGAGCTCTATAGAAAGAGGAAGGTTTAGGTGGGAAGGATAATCCTGACAGATTTCCTGTTGGGATAGGGTTATGAGAGCTACAAAACCGTAGATCCCGCTCCTGAAGAGAGCGCAGGTCTCTTCCTCGAAAGGCTGGTGGGGAGGAGCAGTTCACTGGGGAGCTAGAGACCTTCGGGGAGGAGCGGAACCAACCCCACAGTGATCGACAGCTACAGTCACAATGCCACGGGTTCCCACTCAGACGCAAAAACTGCAGAGAAGGTAGTGAGCGCAAACAATCTCCTGAGAGGGAAGGCAGGCTGTTATTGAAGAGGTAGAGTATGGTAAGGCTGCTCAAACCACTGAAAGCCACAGGGGAGATAGTCACAAGGCGATTACTATGAAGCAACAGCCGATCCAGGCTTGAGAGACCAAGAAAGGTTCCAGCTGGAAGAGACTGCAACAGGTTTCCATACAAAAACAACTGGGTGAGGTTTGACAGGTCGCGGAACAAGCCATTCTGAAAAAAGAGAGAAACCGTGAGATGATTAGTAGCTGGTGGAAAGTAATTAATAAGCACAAGCATAGAAAAGGAATAACAGGTGGTGGAAGGAGTGTTGTAGGAGTATCTCACATTGGTGAAGTCAGCCGGTTATATATAGTGTATGAGCGCATCAGCTCCGCATTTAAAGATATATGTGATTGTTTAATTGACAGTCTGTAGATCATATAGAATCTGGCTCCTGTCTTCACAGACTAGAGAAGCAGCTGGCAATGCGGTGACTCAAATATAagctcttaaaggaacactccaggaaaaagCCATACTTTATTATGCCCAGTGCTGGCCCTGAAAGGGCGGTGCATGACTTTTATCTTCTGGTGTCCTTCGgatctgtgtcatgctccacccctctGTGTAATGCAGAGTGCACGGCCTGAAGAGGCCGTGCATGACGTCTCTTCGGCGTTCTTTGAATCTGTGTCACGTGCCACCCCATGTGTTATGCTGAGTGCAGGGCCTGAAGGGGTGGTTCACGTCCTTTATCTATGGAGTCCTTTTTAtcagtgtcatgctccaccccctctgtgttatgcccagtgcagggcctgaggagaTGGAGCAGGACACATCCAAAGACAGAAGTCATGGTCtacctttttgtttttctgttttttctttaGTGTTCCTCTAAAGACCACCCAACAGTTTTAGGCTTCCTTCGACAGCATATTACCTCGTGGTACAATTGGGTGCCACACCAATTCATCATATATAGTGCCAGTGTAAAAAATGAACAATGTGCAAttctttttttccattatccATCCATTTTCTTATCCTAAAAACTCCTACAATAAAATGTTTAGAACATTTTTGGAATATACTTAAAAGTGCAAATGAATTACTGCCAACGATGTGTTATCGTAAACATGAAAATACCGTTCACATCCAATGCCCACGTCATGCCATAGATAAACATCCTGCCTACATATTAATTTGTATAAATACAATTGTGTCAAAGTAGTCCCCACAACAATGGTGCTCGAATAGCAGTGTCCATAATAGTGTCCTATAACATGCCTCACACAGTATCGGACATACGGCAGGAGAGCGTAGTACTACACCATTCCGATATAGAATTAGGTGGGAAATACAAAGACTGGAAAGAGGGACGGAGGAAGTCCTACAAAAACTGGGACGGCAGGAGGTTTGCAAGACAAGACAGACCACAAAGTCGTGCAAGTGAGCCgttccctttttatttttccgtctatatatccATGTGCCGGTTGTTTTTAGCGCGGGaccagttgtattttttaatggcatcattttggggttcatataatgtaatgtataatttttatcaatttttttcggAGGGAgcggtagaaaaaaacagcaattccaccgttgttgttttgggttttgttttcacCAGGCGGTCGGTATAAATAACAAGTCGGCTTCATTCTTTGGGTTGATATGATTGCggcaatatcacatttatagcgttttttttatgtttttctacttttacacagtaaaaaacactttttagttttgcgttaccacattccaagacccataacatttttgttttttcgtcaGTGGAGCGATATGAGGGTTTGTATTTTCGGAATGAGTTGTAGATTTCCTAATCACTATATACCCTGTTTTTTGCGAGGTGGGATAAGCAAATAACCGCACATTTTGGCAttacttcttctttttttttttttactgcgtccaccgtgtgggataaataatgtgatcattttatagtttgggtcgttacagatgcggcgataccaattatacatagtattatttatttatttttatagatcGGGAAaaagcgtttttttgttttttattcttatttgtatttttattatcgTCTGATCATTTTTTTATCGTCTGATCGCTCCTATAATGCAGTGCATACTTCTGTGTTGCAATGTATtattcctgtcagttttacactgacaggaggcCTATTAGTCCCTGACtctggccattgttaggccttcagCTGCCATGGCGACCTTTTGGCACCGTACAATCACGTCGTGGGCACCAATGGGCTTACACAAGGAGCACCACCCATTGTGAACCACTAAGGTGCCTTGTTTGCTATTGATCAAgacatctaagggattaaacgaCCAGGATCGGACAGACAGCCAAGCATCCGCTCCATGCGGCATGGGACACCCACGTAGGGCTTCGACTAGGTTGACGTAAAAAGGCGGTTGCCTAGCCTAAAGCTTCTTAGTAATCGTTAAAAGGCGTGTTGGTGGTCACTAATGGTCCCTTATCCCatcctttttttattataatcATTAAAGGGAAGTTAAAAGTTATAATACGGTGTGCGCTGCATGTCAATCACACGAGAAGAGTCCAGGGAGGAGTTTAATggcatcctgcacatgctcagtgctcAGATGAAGTCGAGGCCGGTACACCAGGACTCATCCCAGGACTCTTCTCTGCACGCATGCTGTATAATAACTTATTTTTAGACAAAACACTAAAACTGACAGTTTTGAGAGGTTCATGTTTAGGACGCTATATCCCAGCAATATAACGACATCCTGGTGGTTCAGTGCCCTAAAATGTAGTGACAGGTGCCctttaaataagttgaataatagttccAGCACTGAACCTTGGGGTACGCCACTTATAAAGGCCAATTATCACAACTTTCTGGACACGGGCCAGATTTAATCCAATTACAAGGCcatagaccttaatttacccattaggtgtCAAAGAAGACTAAGTCCAAAAAAttctatccacagcggcccctctgtccaggCTTCTATTTGCCACCTCATAAAAATAAAtccggttagtttgacaacttctgtgttTAGTGAAACCGTGCTATCACTGTATAAGTATATTGTTTTTTGTCACATGTCCTGGTATATATTCCCTAAAAGCCTCGCAAAATATTTCCAATGCATGTTGCATGACTGAGAAAACGATGAATAAGTCCCCTGGCGTGCTCACGGCAAGTGCCACTAAGGCGGGATTTGATGCGCCAGTGCTATGGCACTGCACGCTGCAAGCCccgcccctctgctctgagtgatctCTCTAGTGATCTCCTGATTGGCCACTAGAGTCACTCAGagcgtcactcagagcagagagtggtactTGTGAACGCCGCACCAGGaccttgcatgaccgagaaacaaGTTGTGTTTAAAATGCCCTCCCCTATATCACTCTGTACGTGATGATGGTGATCATGCGGGAGCCCGGCTGTAACTGACAGCAAGGCTCCCGTTGCAATCGGAGAAACCTCTATTCCCAGgcagtttaaccctttaaatgtcgCAGCGAATAGCGCCCGCAACATTTAAGTCCTTTGACAGAGGTAGGGGGCTGCCTTTGTCACTCATCGGCGGCCCACGAACATGATGGCCGGCCACCGATAGGTTGCCATGGCCAAATGAAATTTACGACTTCTATGAGCAGGGGTAGATTTGCGCCACAATTTGCACCCTTGGCTGTGATCGGCTCTCCTTAATAGGCTGAAGATGACCTCATATAGAACAGGAGTGCCAATCAGAGTTGAAAGTGCAGTCTACTGCCTCTTCGTTTCAGTGATACTGGGGGTTTCTGTGCCCGGACGAACACCAACCAATGTTTTGTGAAAGTGCAGctaaactttaaagaggctctgtcaccagattatgatTGTCcactctcctacataatgtgatcagcgctgtaatgtagataacagtggtcctagtaataaagaggctgtcaccacattataagtgtcctgtctcctacataatgtgatcagtgctgtaatgtagaaaacaacagtggtttttattttgaaaaactatatttttggagcaagttatgacctattttagatttattataattagtttcttaatgcccaactgggcgtgtttttacttttgaccaagtgggcgttgtaaagagaagtgcatgatgctgaccaatcagtgaccaatcagcgtcaaacacttctctccattcatgtactcggcacatagtgatcttgcgagatcacgctgtgctgtaactaccacagtaactttactgaagtgtcttgatagtgaatagacatcatctccagccaggacgccatgtctattcacactcccgacacttcggtaatgttaatgtgggagtatgtgacagcacatcgtgatctcaatGTGCTGTGTGAACAAGTCACGCACAAACTTTGCCGAAgtctcgggattgtgaatagacatggcgtcctggctggagctgatgtctattcactatcaagacacttcagtaaagttaatgtgtgaataagtgacagcacagcgtgatctcgcaagatcacaatgtctgagtaaatgaatggggagaagtgtatgacgctgattggacactgactggtcagcgtcatacactcctctttacaatgcccacttggtcaaaaagtaaaaacacgcccagttgtctattaagaaacgaattagcataaaactaaaattggtcataacttgctcaaaatgatcgtttgtcaaaataaaaaccactgttatctacattacagcgccgatcacattatgtaggagatagggcacttataatctggtgatagcctctttattactaggaccactgttatctacattacattgCTGATCACATTATGAAGGAGAtatgacacttataatctggtgacagcctctttaatactaggaccactgttatctacattacagcgctgatcacattatgtaggagatagggcacttataatctggtgacagcctctttaatactaggaccactgttacctacattacagcgccgatcagattatgtaggagataggacactcataatctggtgacagagcctctttattactaggaccactgttctctacattacagcgccgatcagattatgtaggagatatggcacttataatctggtgacagcctatttattactaggaccactgttatctacattacagtgctgatcacattatgtaggagatagggcacttataatgtggtgacagcctatttattactaggaccactgttatctccattacagcgccgatcacattatgtaggagacagggcatttataatctggtgacagcctctttattactaggaccacttttatctccattacagcgccgatcagcttatgtaggagacagggcacttataatctggtgaccgcctctttattactaggaccactgttctctacattacagcgctgatcacattatgtaggagacagggcacttataatctggtgacagcctctttattactaggaccactgttatctacattacagcgctgatcacattatgtaggagatggggcacttataatctggtgacagcctctttattactaggaccactgttatctacattacagcgctgatcacattatgtaggagatagggcacttataatctggtgacagcctctttattactaggaccactgttatttacattacagcactgatcacattatgtaggagataggacacttataatgtggtgacagcctctttattactaggaccactgttatctacattacagctctgatcacattatgtaggagacagggcacttataatctggtgacagcctctttattactaggaccactgttatctccattacagcgccgatcagcttatgtaggagatagggcacttataatgtggtgacagtctctttattactaggaccactattatctccattacagcgccgatcagcttatgtaggagatagggcacttataatgtggtgacaatccCTATATCACAATATAACTGGTCTTTTTGGAGGCTGCAAATTACCAATGTAACTTTTAAGTACCGACATAATAGTTGAAAGGGGCAGAAGGTGCTTCTCCTGGACATATAGAACGTCACAATTAGAAATATAAGCGGGGGGGGTTACCATAAATGTAAAgaggtgttcacactgagtttatttGCGCATTTTTTTATATCCGAAaacgcctctcattgatttcaatgggaggcggatgcgTTTTTGTCACCACTCACGGGAAGAAGAAATGACATGCCCAATCTTCgggtgtttccgtctctgacctcccattgacatcaatgggaggcagagaaagtggcttttgctgcgtttttttgcccgggcGCTTACTGGccgtggccaaaaaaacgcagtgaaaaacacggcaaacagcgtgcaggcaggccaaaatctgcctcaaaattcctgaaggcagGTTTTTCGGCctgaaaaatactctgtgtgaacagggcctaatggtcTGGTTCCTGCGATACCGAGGAAGAAACAATCTGGACGGCCCAATTCACCTCTCTTTCCCTTAAAGGGGTCTTGGGTTGAGGTATTCAGCTGGCCCCAGGACTTCGATGCTAGTCCGTATTTGAGTCCCTGGACAACTTCTAGATTAATTTGAACAAGAATATGCAGCCATAGTTTGGA
The nucleotide sequence above comes from Rhinoderma darwinii isolate aRhiDar2 chromosome 11, aRhiDar2.hap1, whole genome shotgun sequence. Encoded proteins:
- the RTN4RL2 gene encoding reticulon-4 receptor-like 2; translation: MRRDCKIPLRGSLQYLLGFLLLLPLSLSSPYSLSPCPSLCTCYPSPPTASCQSHNLSRVPSPLPSKARRVFLQNNQISDLGPGLFSPFTSILWLFSNRISVLRPETFKGLEHLEDLDLGKNPNLPPLQPDTFSGLNSLLSLHLYQSNIHRLPAELFRGLHSLRYLYLQHNRLTGLPNGLFRDLSNLTQLFLYGNLLQSLPAGTFLGLSSLDRLLLHSNRLVTISPVAFSGLSSLTILYLFNNSLPSLSGDCLRSLPSLQFLRLSGNPWHCDCSCRSLWGWFRSSPKVSSSPVNCSSPPAFRGRDLRSLQERDLRFCSSHNPIPTGNLSGLSFPPKPSSFYRAQPGPSENENEEWEDTIQQKGEDVGDSSNAGGGRGGLSFGLLLVWLIWNVEIDL